Genomic window (Bacillus pumilus):
AGCGCTGATCTGCGGTTGCGACAAACGCATAGCCTTCTTGACCAATTTTGATGCTGTTTGTATCTTTCACCACCGTGTTCAAGCGAACATTCATCCCGATCACCCCAGAACCATCCGCTAATTGTTCTGATATTGTGATGAGCAGGTCATCAGATGATTTATCGACAAAAGGATTTGAAATGATGAGTTTTTTCTCTCCCATCGACTGTTGAAACCATGGTTCGTTTTTTGCATTTGCTGCACTTCCTTTGTGGATCTCTGAATATTCAGTTAGTTTACCATTTTGATCTGAAACGAATACTCCCACTACATCTTCATCTGTTTCCGATAATTGCTCTAATTTCACCTTGAGTAAATCCTTGTTTTTAGCTGACAATTCACTCTTTTTCACGGATTTAGATAAATAGGATACGATATCAATTTTAGGTTGTACATCTTTGTTAATAAGTTCGTTTAATTGCTGAACACCATTTGCAGCACTAGACATAATCTCATCATTGAGGGAATTTGATGCCACTTCATAAGAAAATGCGGCCAATACGAGAATTGGCACTAGGAGAATCGCTAAGAATGCGGTAATTAATTTCTTCGACATCGTAAAGTGTTTAAAAAAGTTGATTTTTTTCATTACTCTACTCCTTTTGAATTATGATTTGTGGTCTTTCACCTCTATTCTTAGGTAATACGAATCGTTTTTCAAGGTATAATGTTCGATAAATAATTAAAATGAGTAATATTGCCTATTTCTTTTGGTTTAGTATAATGAAAAAAGAGCCCTAGCTGAAGGGCTCTTTTCATTATGTCTATTCGACTTTAAATTTGCTGATTAAATCACGCAATTCTTCTGCCATAGAAGAGAGTGTAGCAGAGGACGAACTGATTTCTTCCATTGATGCAAGCTGTTCTTCCGCTGAAGCAGCAATGTCTTGAATGTTTGCGGAGCTTTCGCGTGAGACGTCTGCGATCTCACGAACAGCCTCGGACACATGTGCTGAGCCTTTGAAAAGCTGGATCACTGTTTGATTCATCGTTTGGAGATTGTCTGAAATTTCTTTTGTCATTTCGAAAATATTGTGGAAGCTGACTCTTGTTTGTTCAGTGAAGCTTAAGCCTGATTGAACTTCTCGGTTCACCGTAGTGAATACTTCCTGTGATACATCGATGTCTTGAACGATTTCTTTGATCAAATTCTCAATTTCCTTCGCCGAATTGGCTGATTGAACAGCCAGCTTTCTTACTTCTTCTGCTACAACAGAGAAGCCTCTGCCAGATTCCCCAGCTCTTGCTGCCTCGATTGCTGCATTTAGTGCAAGTAAATTCGTTTGATCTGCAATTCCATTGATGACACCAAGAATTTGTGTAATGTCTTTTGACTTACTTTCAAGAGCGCTGATGACATTCTCTGCTTTTTTGACGGACTGATCAATGACATTCATCTGAGAAGCGGTTTTTTCCACGAGCTGTCCGCCTTCCCCTGCGATATCTGTTGATTTGATCGATGAAGCAGTAATGGATTCAGCCGACTCATTCATGTGCTGAAGGCCTCGGTTCATTTCCTCTAACTCGTCTGAGCTGGATTCGACTTTGTCATTTTGACTTTCATTTCCGCTGGAGAATTGTTCAATGGCTAGTGTAATATGCTCTGTTGCTTTACTTGTTTGTCCTGCGCTGGCGGTCAGTTCTTCTGATGAAGAAGCGACATTTTCAACTGAGGTTTGAACGGCACCAATGAGGGTTCTTAATGAGTCGATCATTGTATTAAAGCCCTTCCCAACTTGTCCAATTTCATCATCTGATTGGATCTGAAGCTTATCGCGTAAATCGCCTTCGCTGACTTTTTTCGAGAAACGGGCAAGGTTGGATAATCTTTTAGATATAGAGCGGACGATAAAGAAGATGATGATCCCTGCTACAATAAGTGTGACACTGAACACGATAATGGCTGTATTGAAAACGGGCTTTGCCGCATCTTCTACTTCTGAGACGAGCATCGTTCCACCGATTTTCCAGCCAGTTATTTTATTGGTCACATACGCAACCTTTTTATCTGTTCCTTTGAATGTATAGCTGCCGCTTCCTTCTTTGTCTTTAAAAATAATATTTGCCAGACTCTCATTGACCTGACTCCCTGACTTTTCGGTTGGGTCTGCTAAAACTGTTTTATCCTTCTCCATAATAAAGGCATAGCCTTTTTGCCCAATTTTGATTTCCTTTAACTTTTGAAGCAGGCTGTCAATTTCCATATCAAGTCCAATGACACCTGAACCATCTTTCATTTTTTGAGCAATCGTGATGACCATTTTGCCTGTAGAGGCTGCTACATATGGTTTTGTGATGACTTGTTTGCCGTTTTCTGCATTGAGTGCCTCTTGGTACCATGGACGCTCTCTTGGATCGTAGCCATCAGGCATCTTTTGAACTGGGTATTGCATAAACAATCCCTTTTCGGAGCCTGCATAGATAGCCGAAACATCCTTTTCATTAATTTTTCCAAATTGTTGCAATTCTTTAATGGTTGCATTTCTATTTTTTTCTTGAAGATTAGACGCTTTAAGTGTGTCTGTAAACAGGGTCACAGCATCTGCTTTGTTTCCAATATTCTCATTGATTAAGGTGTCAAATGCATTGACTTGACTCATCGCACTGCCCATAATCTGCTTGTCTAGCTCAGTCTTTGAAGTGAAAAATGCACTAATTGTCAGTGCAACGGTTGGCAGGATGAGGACTACCAAAAAGGCAATAATTAATTTTTTTGAAATGGATGGTTTTTTTAACCATTGGATCATTTTTCCCATTTTCTCTTTCCCCCTTTACTTCTCTAAAGTTATTATCGGATGAAAGGTTTATTTTTAGAGGCTGGAAATGATGTTTAAAGATAAAAAAAATACCCAGACAATTCTGGATATTTTTTCATCATTTTTTAATCAATTTTAAATTGACTTGTGAGCTCTTTTAGTTCCTCTGCCATGTTGGCAAGTGTCACAGATGAGGATGTGATTTCTTCCATTGATGCCAGCTGCTCTTCCGCAGAAGCCGCAATGTCCTGGATGTTTGCCGCACTTTCTCTAGAGACTTGGCGCATCTCCTGCATGGCTTGTGAAACAAGCTTTGAACCGCTCGATAGGTCAATCGCCGTATCGTTTAATTGCGTCAGTTTTTTCGACATTCCTTCTGCCGCCTCATAAATGTTCTGGAAGCTTTCTTTTGTTTCTTCTGTCATTCCGAGACCTGCATGTACTTCTCGATTGACTGCTTTGAACATATCTTGAGATTTAGCAATTTCTAACACAATTTCTTGAATGAGCTTTTCAATTTCTTTCGCTGAATCTGCGGACTGGACAGCTAATTTTCTCACTTCTTCTGCAACGACGGAGAAGCCGCGTCCAGATTCACCTGCTCTTGCTGCTTCGATGGCTGCATTAAGCGCAAGTAAATTCGTTTGATCTGCAATGCCGTTAATGACATTCAAGATGCTCGTAATATCTTTAGACTTGTATTCTAATTGCTTTATGACTTGTTCTGCTTCTTGTACAGATGTATCAATATGTTTCATTTGGCTCGCTGTGCTTTCAACAATTCGGCCGCCTTGACCAGCTGCCTCTGTCGATTGAAGCGAAACAGCAGCCACTTCTGATGACGTATGTGACATGTCTTGTAATCCATCATTCATTGCCACAAGCTGATTCGTACTAGATTCGACTTTCTCGTTTTGCGCGTCATTTCCATTTGAAAATTGTTCAATCGACATCGTGATATGCTCAGTGGCTTGACTTGTTTGGCTGGCACTTGCGGTCAGCTCCTCGGAAGCAGAAGCCACATTGTCGACAGACTGCTGAACCGCTCGAATGACATCACGAAGAGATTCACTCATTTTGCTAAAGCTTCGCGTGAGATCTCCTATTTCATCTTTCGACTTGGTTTCAAGGGTTTCGGTTAAATCCCCTTCACTCACTTTGGTTGAGAAATCAACAAGCTTTCGAAGTCCGATTGTAATCGATCGAACGATGAAGAAGATCGCGATGCCGCCAAGGATAAATGAAGAAATTAAAAGAATAATGGCAGAATTCCAAACTGGCTGTGCTGCTTCTTCTGTTTCTGATACAAACATCGTTCCAGCAATTTTCCAACCTGTTAAATCATTAGTCACAAAAACGAGACGCTTTTGTTCTCCTTTATTCTCATAAGTTGACGTTCCTTCTTTGCCGCTGTAAAGGATAGATGAAATATTTCCAGTGACCTGAGATCCTGATTTCTCTTCTGGATGGGCTACAATTTGCTTATTTTTATTTGCAATAATTGGGTATCCTTCTCGTCCAATTTTAATCTCTTTTATTTTATCAACAATGTCTTGCACATCAATGTCGATTCCGATCGCTCCCGACCCGTCCTTCAGGCGCTGGGCAATCGTGACAACCATGCCGTTTGTTGTGGCAGAAATGTATGGATTAGTGACAACTGGCTCACCACTTTTATCCTGCATAGCTAGTTGATACCAATCGCGTGTTGTTGGATCATAGCCTTTTGGCATATCTACTTTAGGAAACTGAATGAAATCACGCTTTTTACTTGCTGCATAAAACCCAACCACATCATCTTCATTGATTTTACTGTATATCTCAAAATGCTCATACAGCTCGTCCTGGTTGTTCTTTTTAAAATCTGCAGCAGTAGATGTTTCAGTAAAGAGTTTTACTGCGTTTTCCTTATTGATCAGCTTTTGCTGGATCATGTCATTCAGTTCATTGACTCTTGCGTTTGCTCCGTACATGATTTCATGATCTAATTCTTCTTTGGCAATCTGATATGAAATCGTACTGAGTGTAATAATTGGCAAGACGAGAACGAGTGTGAATGAAATGATCAGTCTCTTTGAAATCGATGGTTTTTTCAACCATTTTATTGCACTTTTCATGTTTTTCCTCCTTTTAAACGATATGTTATATATCGGACAGCTTCATATTATTTTCATGTTTTTCAAATAAAAAGGATGCTTTTTTGTTTATTTTCACAAATAGATTCCTTGCCCAAGCACCCTGCATACGCTAATACAAAAGGAGGCGCTTTTCATATGATTATCCTTTCAGGACAGCCAGTGACAAATGAGCAGCTGGCTTCATTTCAGCTAGAAGGACAAAAGCGGATCATTTTGATGCAGTTACAAGCCTCAAATGTTATGTATCGCTACAGGCAAGCATCAGATTTGTTATTTGAAGTCACATTGAGATCGAATATTATGAATGCTGCAAGAGATTTGAATAAAAGTGGTGCCTCATTTGCCATCTTTCAAAGGTCTCGTGCAAATGACGCATTTTGGCGTGTATCGGAAG
Coding sequences:
- a CDS encoding methyl-accepting chemotaxis protein, whose translation is MIDSLRTLIGAVQTSVENVASSSEELTASAGQTSKATEHITLAIEQFSSGNESQNDKVESSSDELEEMNRGLQHMNESAESITASSIKSTDIAGEGGQLVEKTASQMNVIDQSVKKAENVISALESKSKDITQILGVINGIADQTNLLALNAAIEAARAGESGRGFSVVAEEVRKLAVQSANSAKEIENLIKEIVQDIDVSQEVFTTVNREVQSGLSFTEQTRVSFHNIFEMTKEISDNLQTMNQTVIQLFKGSAHVSEAVREIADVSRESSANIQDIAASAEEQLASMEEISSSSATLSSMAEELRDLISKFKVE
- a CDS encoding methyl-accepting chemotaxis protein, with amino-acid sequence MSESLRDVIRAVQQSVDNVASASEELTASASQTSQATEHITMSIEQFSNGNDAQNEKVESSTNQLVAMNDGLQDMSHTSSEVAAVSLQSTEAAGQGGRIVESTASQMKHIDTSVQEAEQVIKQLEYKSKDITSILNVINGIADQTNLLALNAAIEAARAGESGRGFSVVAEEVRKLAVQSADSAKEIEKLIQEIVLEIAKSQDMFKAVNREVHAGLGMTEETKESFQNIYEAAEGMSKKLTQLNDTAIDLSSGSKLVSQAMQEMRQVSRESAANIQDIAASAEEQLASMEEITSSSVTLANMAEELKELTSQFKID